The Methanoregula boonei 6A8 genome has a window encoding:
- a CDS encoding methyltransferase family protein — protein sequence MPAAYLLFALIWIVFYAYWIISAWQTRSPIKRKQSRLSFLMYGVVWVAIWIIVMNLFLPDLLAERIVPDSIGYTLAGLLITVAGLAFAIWARVHLGKNWSGMPVIREQHTLTRTGPYRYVRHPIYSGIVLGLLGTAIGIGYLIVFLCVILIFVLFVIKSRMEEKFLEEEFGEEYAKYRREVKALIPYVL from the coding sequence ATGCCGGCTGCCTATCTCCTGTTTGCCCTCATCTGGATCGTGTTTTATGCGTACTGGATCATCTCTGCATGGCAGACCCGTTCCCCTATAAAACGGAAACAGTCCCGGCTCTCGTTTCTCATGTACGGGGTTGTCTGGGTTGCCATCTGGATTATCGTCATGAACCTGTTCCTGCCGGATCTTCTTGCGGAGAGAATCGTTCCCGACAGCATCGGGTACACCCTTGCCGGTCTCCTCATCACCGTTGCCGGCCTTGCATTTGCCATCTGGGCCCGGGTCCACCTGGGGAAGAACTGGAGCGGGATGCCGGTCATCCGCGAACAGCACACCCTTACCCGGACCGGCCCGTACCGGTACGTGCGCCATCCCATCTATTCCGGGATCGTCCTTGGGCTCCTTGGAACCGCGATCGGTATCGGGTACCTTATCGTCTTTCTCTGCGTCATCCTCATCTTTGTCCTGTTTGTGATCAAGTCACGTATGGAAGAGAAATTCCTGGAAGAGGAATTCGGCGAAGAATACGCGAAATACCGGCGGGAAGTAAAGGCGCTCATTCCGTACGTGCTCTAA
- a CDS encoding carboxylesterase/lipase family protein: MQGICRAGYILAVCLVIAGTVVLSGCTQQAQDPTIVKTDAGAVSGINQSGIRVYLGIPFAAPPVGELRWKPPAPVTPWEGVKNATAYGATCPQAQKGSVPGTPALNMSEDCLYLNVWTPATNASDKLPVMVFFYGGGFTGVEGSMPMYNGTTLAEKGVIVVTTNYRIGALGFLAHPDLDRESPHNASGNYGILDQQAALKWVQDNIAAFGGDPSRVTIFGQSAGGESNYIHLVSPGSRGLFSQAIVESGPFFAHGAIINATHSKDDAEQFGVGYAQSLGCAGPDTIACMRNVSPDALVNATPSSPSEFWSTHTVMFEPNIDGWVLPDTLDNLYLTHQEAAVPVMIGNNANDGTTLSSDANMNVSEYRSFLASRFGSNANAVFAQYPANSTAEVQLQLAQIMENADFIDSVKFAAGSAGDISQDTYMYRYSYIIPGQPEGAFHGSELVLLFGVPGINTDPAVADNIVDLWTRFAKTGNPNGGMNITWPNYTRATGQYLDINITPSVKGP, encoded by the coding sequence ATGCAGGGGATTTGTCGTGCGGGATATATTCTGGCAGTCTGCCTCGTCATTGCCGGAACGGTAGTGCTTTCCGGTTGTACGCAACAGGCGCAGGACCCGACAATTGTTAAGACTGACGCCGGTGCTGTATCGGGAATAAACCAGAGCGGTATCCGGGTATATCTCGGAATCCCGTTTGCCGCCCCGCCGGTCGGGGAGCTCCGCTGGAAACCCCCGGCACCGGTTACGCCATGGGAAGGCGTGAAGAATGCAACGGCATACGGGGCAACCTGCCCTCAGGCACAAAAAGGCTCCGTGCCAGGAACACCTGCGCTGAACATGAGCGAGGACTGCCTGTACCTCAATGTCTGGACCCCGGCAACGAATGCAAGCGACAAGTTACCGGTCATGGTTTTTTTCTACGGAGGGGGATTTACCGGTGTTGAAGGTTCCATGCCGATGTACAACGGGACCACCCTTGCAGAGAAAGGCGTCATTGTCGTCACCACAAACTACCGGATCGGGGCGCTGGGCTTTCTGGCCCACCCGGATCTGGACCGTGAGTCGCCGCACAATGCCTCGGGCAATTACGGGATCCTCGACCAGCAGGCTGCCCTGAAATGGGTACAGGATAACATAGCCGCGTTTGGCGGGGACCCGTCAAGGGTGACGATCTTTGGCCAGTCCGCCGGCGGCGAAAGCAACTATATTCACCTGGTCTCTCCCGGGAGCAGGGGATTATTTAGCCAGGCAATCGTGGAGAGCGGCCCATTCTTTGCCCATGGGGCGATCATCAACGCCACTCATTCGAAGGATGATGCCGAACAGTTTGGCGTCGGGTATGCCCAAAGCCTCGGGTGCGCAGGTCCGGATACCATTGCCTGTATGAGGAATGTCAGCCCCGATGCCCTGGTCAATGCAACACCTTCATCTCCGTCCGAGTTCTGGAGCACCCATACCGTGATGTTCGAGCCCAACATTGACGGGTGGGTTCTCCCGGACACCCTGGACAACCTGTATCTCACGCACCAGGAGGCGGCGGTTCCGGTAATGATCGGGAACAATGCCAATGACGGGACAACCCTCTCTTCGGATGCCAACATGAACGTTTCAGAATACCGGTCCTTCCTTGCAAGCCGGTTCGGCAGCAATGCCAACGCGGTCTTTGCGCAGTACCCGGCCAATTCCACGGCGGAAGTCCAGCTCCAGCTCGCACAGATCATGGAGAACGCGGATTTCATTGACTCGGTAAAGTTTGCAGCAGGCTCGGCAGGCGACATCAGCCAGGACACGTACATGTACCGGTACTCGTACATCATTCCCGGGCAGCCCGAGGGAGCATTCCATGGCAGCGAGCTTGTCCTGCTCTTTGGGGTTCCCGGCATCAACACGGATCCGGCGGTGGCGGACAATATCGTGGACCTCTGGACCCGGTTTGCAAAGACAGGAAACCCGAACGGCGGGATGAATATCACCTGGCCGAACTACACGCGGGCAACGGGGCAGTATCTCGATATCAATATTACACCGTCCGTGAAAGGTCCGTAA
- a CDS encoding MBL fold metallo-hydrolase, producing the protein MQITPHIHALKTPLGPDPGRFVHVYLIYGDNITVIDTGFNGTEKLITEYILSTGRNPSEIRLVILTHAHPDHTGSAKALRDLTGCTIAAHPLDAAEIEHPDPAFLKPPAPGMQPMVSGGTPIGLLIEEGAIIDLGQGLVLEVLSTPGHTPGSISLYLGKEKALFTGDTVQAPGRSPIFSDPVALVRSLRRLAAIQGIRHYLPSHDLPAQGEETYRRLNDSVNYIRRIHKVIRKAVADTPGTPDPLALAGRVSADLDLPLGPGPHAAFIARSIQADLAAQGLDELLRE; encoded by the coding sequence ATGCAGATCACCCCTCATATCCATGCCCTCAAAACCCCGCTCGGGCCGGACCCGGGCCGGTTCGTGCACGTGTACCTCATCTACGGTGACAACATTACGGTTATCGACACCGGTTTTAACGGGACAGAGAAGCTGATCACAGAGTACATCCTCTCGACCGGCCGCAACCCTTCCGAAATCCGGTTGGTCATCCTGACCCATGCACACCCGGACCATACCGGTTCGGCAAAGGCGCTCAGGGACCTCACCGGCTGTACGATCGCCGCCCACCCGCTGGACGCGGCCGAAATCGAGCACCCGGACCCGGCGTTCCTTAAACCCCCGGCTCCCGGGATGCAGCCGATGGTCAGCGGGGGGACCCCGATCGGCCTGCTGATCGAAGAAGGTGCCATCATCGATCTGGGGCAGGGGCTCGTACTTGAAGTGCTGTCAACCCCGGGACACACACCGGGCTCCATCTCCCTGTATCTTGGAAAAGAGAAGGCTCTCTTTACCGGGGATACCGTGCAGGCACCCGGGAGGTCGCCGATCTTTTCCGATCCGGTTGCGCTCGTCCGTTCGTTACGGCGGCTCGCCGCGATCCAGGGGATCCGGCATTACCTCCCCTCGCACGATCTTCCGGCGCAGGGAGAGGAGACCTACCGCAGGCTCAACGACTCTGTCAACTATATCCGGCGCATTCACAAGGTTATCCGGAAAGCCGTTGCAGACACGCCCGGGACACCGGACCCGCTGGCACTTGCCGGCCGGGTCAGCGCCGATCTGGACCTTCCCCTGGGCCCCGGGCCCCATGCGGCGTTCATTGCCCGGAGTATCCAGGCCGATCTTGCCGCACAGGGACTCGACGAGTTGCTCAGGGAGTAA
- a CDS encoding PepSY domain-containing protein, which translates to MKRSRLVCIVVAAICLLASLQGVAAMSLKLEPLSPGQGVTTASVASASLASASANDNYPVSVDQAKNNIRVFMGDLSLEPVLTTTGSLPIGNYYYFTAGNSSFEVNQNSGAVEFAHFGDNTQNAEDIVLTSNQAYADATTYAGAKFADFSTRNWKLVVDRVDTQYEYYFNPSTGNWDYYTVIAYNFVFREQKDNVLLPSLVHVSVNAKTGSVIDYWGVDRLLTVSDLQGSVPLSDAVKTAENYFGGDFASTEGHREVIIQPQNFERLVWVVSLTGNHGDMYTAIVDANDGTFVGTHWDNDIWPVYWLRYYL; encoded by the coding sequence ATGAAGAGATCACGACTGGTATGTATTGTCGTTGCCGCGATCTGCCTGCTGGCAAGCCTGCAGGGAGTCGCAGCAATGAGTCTTAAGCTGGAACCCCTGTCCCCGGGACAGGGTGTAACAACCGCATCCGTTGCATCTGCCTCTCTTGCATCTGCATCGGCAAACGACAACTATCCTGTTTCTGTTGACCAGGCAAAGAACAATATCCGGGTGTTCATGGGCGACCTCAGCCTTGAACCGGTGCTTACCACCACCGGCAGCCTCCCGATCGGGAACTATTACTATTTCACTGCCGGAAATTCGAGTTTTGAGGTAAACCAGAACAGCGGTGCTGTCGAATTTGCGCATTTCGGCGATAATACACAGAACGCCGAGGATATAGTCCTGACCAGCAACCAGGCATATGCCGATGCAACAACCTATGCCGGCGCGAAGTTTGCGGATTTCTCCACACGGAACTGGAAACTTGTTGTTGACCGCGTGGACACGCAGTACGAATATTATTTCAACCCTTCAACCGGCAACTGGGACTATTACACCGTTATTGCCTACAATTTCGTCTTCCGCGAACAGAAGGACAATGTTCTCCTGCCATCCCTTGTCCATGTAAGCGTCAATGCAAAGACCGGGTCTGTTATCGATTACTGGGGCGTTGACCGGCTCCTGACCGTATCCGACCTGCAGGGCTCGGTTCCCCTGTCAGATGCGGTAAAGACTGCTGAGAACTATTTCGGTGGCGACTTTGCTTCCACGGAAGGACACCGTGAGGTTATTATCCAGCCTCAGAACTTCGAACGCCTGGTATGGGTGGTCTCCCTGACCGGGAATCACGGGGACATGTACACTGCCATCGTGGATGCGAACGACGGCACGTTTGTCGGTACTCACTGGGACAACGACATCTGGCCGGTATACTGGCTGCGGTACTATCTCTGA